A stretch of DNA from Arthrobacter jiangjiafuii:
GCACTGGCTGCTGCCGGACTCACCGCCGCCAACGCCAACGGCGGCGGTCAGACCGTCGCCGCTGGCACGCTGGAGCAGCTGGCAGCCCTCGCCGCCGCCCCGCCCGCGAAAGCCCGGGTGATCCCGCTCAAAGTCGCCGGAGCCTTCCATACCTCGCACATGGCCCCCGCCGTGAGCGTCCTGGAAGCGCTGCGTCCGCAGCTGCGCCCAGCAACCCCGCTGCCCACCCTGCTCTCGAACTACGACGGCGCCGCCGTCGTCTCCGGCGAAGCGAACCTCGACAGCCTGATCGCCCAGGTCTCACGCCCCGTGCGCTGGGACCTGTGCATGGAGACCATGGCCGCCATGGGCGTGACCGGAATGCTGGAACTGCCGCCGGCCGGCACCCTGACCGGCCTGGCCCGCCGCGGCCTCAAGGGCCTGCCCACGCTGGCCCTGAAATCCCCCGAAGACCTCGACGCCGCGCGGGAGTTCATCCGTGAACACTCCCCCTCGGCCGCCGCAGCGACAGCAGCAACCACCACCGGAGAAGGTAACGCGTGAGCACGCCCACCCTGAAGCAGTCCCCCGTCCACCAGTTCAGCCGCATCCACGGCATCGGCGCCTTCCGCCCTGACGTCATTGTCAGCAACGAGGACGTCTGCCAGTGGATTGATTCCTCGGACGAGTGGATCCGCCAGCGCACCGGCATCATCACCCGCCACCGGGCGGACAAGGGCACCTCCGTGGTGGACATGGCCGAGGCCGCGGGCCGCGAGGCCCTGGCCCACGCGGGCATTGACGGATCCCAGCTGGGTGCCGTCATCGTTTCCACCGTCACCCATCCGTTCGCCACGCCCTCTGCCGCAGCGGAGATTGCACACCTGCTCGGGGCCGCCCCCGCTCCCGCCTACGACGTCTCGGCCGCCTGTGCCGGGTACTGCTACGGCGTTGCCCAGGCGGATGCCCTGGTGCGGTCCGGTGCAGCGGAATATGTGCTGGTCATCGGCGTGGAAAAGCTCTCGGACTTCATCGACAACACCGAGCGCACCATTTCCTTCCTCCTTGGCGACGGTGCCGGCGCCGTCGTTGTCGGCCCCTCGGAGACGGCCGGCATTGGTCCCTCCGTCTGGGGATCGGACGGCAGCAAGTCCTCCACCATCGGCATGACCCATTCCATGCTTGATATCCGCGAGCTGTCGCTGGCCGCAGAAGCCGATGACACCGTCGTCGGGGTCTCTGACGTCGCGGCCCGCGACACCAAGCTGTGGCCGACGCTGCGCCAGGACGGCCAGAGTGTCTTCCGCTGGGCTGTCTGGGAAATGGCGAAGGTTGCCCAGCGTGCCCTCGACGCCGCCGGGGTCACCGTCGATGACCTGGGCGCCTTCGTGCCGCACCAGGCAAACATGCGGATCATCGACGAGATGGCCAAGCAGCTGAAGCTGCCGGAGTCAGTGGTCATCGCCCGCGACATTGCCGACGCCGGCAACACCTCCGCCGCTTCCATCCCGCTGGCCACGCACCGCCTGCTCTCCGAGAACCCGGAACTGAGCGGCAAGCTCTCCCTGCAGATCGGCTTCGGCGCAGGCCTGGTCTTCGGCGCACAGGTTATCGTTCTTCCGTAACCTGTCGTCCCCAAACACCTACCGTTCCGCGGTTGGACAACCACGCCGGCCAGTGCCGGTATCACGAGAAAAAGGAGCCAACATGGCTAGCAACGAAGAAATCCTGGCCGGCCTGGCCGAGATCGTCAATGAGGAAACCGGTCTGGCCCCCGAGTCGGTCGAACTGGACAAGTCCTTCACCGATGACCTGGACATCGACTCCATCTCCATGATGACCATCGTCGTCAACGCCGAAGAGAAGTTCGGCGTGCGCATCCCGGACGAAGAGGTCAAGAACCTGAAGACCGTCGGCGACGCCGTGGACTTCATTTCCAAAGCCCAGGCGTAATCCGCCGGCGGCCGCTGCCCTTTCCGGCGGCGGCCGCCGTGCAGCGCACCTGTAGTCCAGCACCACCACCAGTAGTCTTTCGAGAGAGTGAATCATGGCCCGCAAAGTAGTCATCACCGGCCTGGGCGCCACGACGCCCATCGGCGGCGATGTTCCCACCATGTGGAAAAACGCCCTCAAAGGTGTCCCCGGCGCCCGTACCCTCGAAGACGATTGGGTAGCCAAATACAGTCTTCCGGTCACCTTCGCCGCACGGGTTTCCACCCCGGCCACCGAGGTCCTGTCCCGCGTTGAAGCCAAGCGCATGGACCCGTCCACCCAGTTTGCCGTGGTTGCCGCCCGTGAGGCGTGGGCCGATTCCGGCATCGACGACGTGGACCATGACCGCCTGGCGGTCTCCTTCGCCACCGGCATCGGCGGAGTGTGGACCCTGCTGGATGCGTGGGACACCCTGCGCGAGAAGGGCCCGCGGCGCGTCCTGCCCATGACCGTTCCCATGCTGATGCCCAACGGCCCCGCTGCCGCCGTCAGCCTGGACCTCGGTGCCCGCGCCGGCGCGCATACTCCGGTCTCGGCCTGCGCCTCCGGCACAGAAGCCATGCACCAGGGCCTGGAGCTGATCCGCTCGGGCAAGGCCGACGTCGTCGTCGTCGGCGGCGCCGAGGCCGCCATCCATCCCATGCCGATGGCCGCGTTCGCCTCCATGCAGGCGCTGTCCAAGCGCAACGATGATCCGGAGCGCGCCTCGCGGCCCTACGACAAGGACCGCGACGGCTTCGTCATGGGTGAAGGCGCCGGCGCCCTCGTCCTCGAAGCCGAAGAGCATGCCCTGGCCCGCGGCGCCCGGATCTACGCCGAATTGGCAGGCACGGCGGTAACCGCCGACGCTTACCACATCACCGCCCCCGATCCCGAGGGCCTGGGCGCCACCCGCGCCCTGAAGGCAGCGCTGTTTGATGCCCGAGCCCAGGCCGAGGACGTAGTGCACGTCAACGCCCACGCAACGTCCACCCCGGTGGGCGACAAGCCCGAATACACGGCCCTGAAGGCCGCACTGGGCCCGCACGTGGACAACGTGGCGGTTTCCGCTACGAAGTCCCAGACCGGGCACCTGCTGGGCGCTTCCGGTGCCGTCGAAGCGGTCATGTCCGTCATGGCCATTTACGACCGGCAGGCTCCGGCCACGATCAACCTGGAAAACCAGGATCCGGAAATTCCGCTCGACGTGGTGACCTCCGCCCGCGCGCTGCCTGGCGGCGACATTGTCGTCCTGAGCAATTCCTTCGGATTCGGCGGACACAATGCCGTGATTGCGCTGCGCAGCCACTAGGTAATTCACCGCAGCCACTAGGTAATTCACCGCAGCTACTAGGTAATGCTGCGCACCTTCTTTCCAGGAGCAGCAGCCGGACGAACAAAAGCCGCGGCGGTTTCCCTTTTCGGGGAAACCGCCGCGGCTTTTTGTCTGTTGTTTTGTGATGGTGCGGCGGAGCCGGCCCGTGGCCAGCCGCTCCCCCAGCTAACCGACCTGGTGCAGCCAGCGGACGTTGGCGCCGTCGCCGGCGTGCCGGAAGGGTTCCAGTTCGTCGTCCCAGGCCTCGCCCAGGGCCAGGGACAGCTCGTGGTAAACCGCGGAAGGATCCCCGGCGCCGTTTTCGTAGGCGTACCGGATGCGGTCCTCGGAGACCATGATGTTGCCGTGTACGTCGGTGGCGGCGTGGAAGATGCCCAACTCCGGGGTGTGGCACCAGCGGCTGCCATCGGCTCCGGCGCTCTGTTCTTCAGTGACTTCGTACCGCAGGTGGGCCCAGCCCCGCAGGGCAGAGGCAAGCAGGGACCCGGTGCCCTGCGGGCCGGTCCATTCCAGTTCCGTGCGCAGCATTCCGGGAGCGGCAGGCTGAGGGGTCCACTTTAGATCCGTTCGCTTTTCAACGACGGATCCGATCGCCCACTCAAGATGCGGGCACAACGCAGACGGGGCGGAGTGTATGAACAACACGCCGTGGGCCATCACAACAGACATTCCATCCTCCATAGCTGTAGGTACGTCTTCCCCAACGACCTTCAAACCTGGGCGAAATGCTACTGCCACTTACTGGCACCAGTACGAACTGCGTTTTTGTTATCCCCTAGCTGATGTCTTCCAATTCCCTTGAGACCTTCATCCGGTACGGACTTAGCCTTATTGTGCCGCAAGTTAACAGAATGCGCCAATGACACATTTGACCCGATCCCCGGATCAGGCGCGCGGGTGGGCCTGCTGGTAGCTGGCACGCAACCGGTCAACGGATACATGCGTGTACAGCTGGGTCGTTGCCAGCGAGGAATGGCCCAGGATCTCCTGGACGGCCCGCAGGTCGGCTCCTCCATCGAGCAGATGGGTGGCCGCGGTATGCCGCAGCGCATGGGGCCCGGTGGCTCCGGTGTCGCCGAGCGCTTCAAACAGCCCTGCCACCACGGATCTGACCTGCCGCGGGTCGACCCGCCGGCCCCGCTGGCCCAGGAACAGGGCCGGGCCACTGTCGGAAACGGCCAGTGCGGGCCTGCCCCGCCGCAGCCAATCGTCAACTGCTTCCGCGGCGGGCAGCCCGTAGGGGACGGTGCGTTCCTTGTTTCCCTTGCCGATGACGGTGAGGGTCCGGCGGTCCGGATTCAGGTCGTCGATGTCCAGCCCGGTAAGCTCGCCCACCCGGACGCCC
This window harbors:
- a CDS encoding ACP S-malonyltransferase, with amino-acid sequence MLVIVCPGQGSQTPGFLSPWLELPGVREHLEALSAVAGLDLIAHGTVSDEETIKDTAVAQPLIVAAGLMAARLLLEPAALTSSTVVAGHSVGEITASALASALPEADALMFVRERANAMARAAAQTPTGMSAVLGGDPDDVAAALAAAGLTAANANGGGQTVAAGTLEQLAALAAAPPAKARVIPLKVAGAFHTSHMAPAVSVLEALRPQLRPATPLPTLLSNYDGAAVVSGEANLDSLIAQVSRPVRWDLCMETMAAMGVTGMLELPPAGTLTGLARRGLKGLPTLALKSPEDLDAAREFIREHSPSAAAATAATTTGEGNA
- a CDS encoding beta-ketoacyl-ACP synthase III, with translation MSTPTLKQSPVHQFSRIHGIGAFRPDVIVSNEDVCQWIDSSDEWIRQRTGIITRHRADKGTSVVDMAEAAGREALAHAGIDGSQLGAVIVSTVTHPFATPSAAAEIAHLLGAAPAPAYDVSAACAGYCYGVAQADALVRSGAAEYVLVIGVEKLSDFIDNTERTISFLLGDGAGAVVVGPSETAGIGPSVWGSDGSKSSTIGMTHSMLDIRELSLAAEADDTVVGVSDVAARDTKLWPTLRQDGQSVFRWAVWEMAKVAQRALDAAGVTVDDLGAFVPHQANMRIIDEMAKQLKLPESVVIARDIADAGNTSAASIPLATHRLLSENPELSGKLSLQIGFGAGLVFGAQVIVLP
- a CDS encoding acyl carrier protein codes for the protein MASNEEILAGLAEIVNEETGLAPESVELDKSFTDDLDIDSISMMTIVVNAEEKFGVRIPDEEVKNLKTVGDAVDFISKAQA
- the fabF gene encoding beta-ketoacyl-ACP synthase II; amino-acid sequence: MARKVVITGLGATTPIGGDVPTMWKNALKGVPGARTLEDDWVAKYSLPVTFAARVSTPATEVLSRVEAKRMDPSTQFAVVAAREAWADSGIDDVDHDRLAVSFATGIGGVWTLLDAWDTLREKGPRRVLPMTVPMLMPNGPAAAVSLDLGARAGAHTPVSACASGTEAMHQGLELIRSGKADVVVVGGAEAAIHPMPMAAFASMQALSKRNDDPERASRPYDKDRDGFVMGEGAGALVLEAEEHALARGARIYAELAGTAVTADAYHITAPDPEGLGATRALKAALFDARAQAEDVVHVNAHATSTPVGDKPEYTALKAALGPHVDNVAVSATKSQTGHLLGASGAVEAVMSVMAIYDRQAPATINLENQDPEIPLDVVTSARALPGGDIVVLSNSFGFGGHNAVIALRSH
- a CDS encoding DUF3145 domain-containing protein; amino-acid sequence: MSVVMAHGVLFIHSAPSALCPHLEWAIGSVVEKRTDLKWTPQPAAPGMLRTELEWTGPQGTGSLLASALRGWAHLRYEVTEEQSAGADGSRWCHTPELGIFHAATDVHGNIMVSEDRIRYAYENGAGDPSAVYHELSLALGEAWDDELEPFRHAGDGANVRWLHQVG
- a CDS encoding tyrosine recombinase XerC, which encodes MRGFSRYLTSERGRSDHTVRAYEGDVAQLLDYAFAGGVRTLEGIDLGILRGWLGELSAAGLARATLARRAATARSFTGWALREELINTDPALRLRAPKREKTLPSVLRAGQVGELFDALAAAAADGGPVAVRDRAIVELLYATGVRVGELTGLDIDDLNPDRRTLTVIGKGNKERTVPYGLPAAEAVDDWLRRGRPALAVSDSGPALFLGQRGRRVDPRQVRSVVAGLFEALGDTGATGPHALRHTAATHLLDGGADLRAVQEILGHSSLATTQLYTHVSVDRLRASYQQAHPRA